tcatcatacattttccacgtcgcaagttcttttataaacgaagaggaacgaaatgaattccgacggtaattcattataaccaccgtctaatatcaattaaacgacgttatttgtaatacggctctcatcataatcaacgccgtctatatgttctgtaatacggctctcatttatttggaaccgacgttgtttagaagttcaacgtcgtctatattaataagtgcgtcgtgagtaatgaatacatataaatacaacgtcgactatataaatgccaccgacgttgtttcgcatttcaacgtcaactatataaatacatacgtcgtaaataatgacactgacaactattttcacgtcatcttttttagaaaaatcgaagtggaaaatttatttcacgacggttgtttgtaaataagagacgtagtagatttcaataacgtcgtcttcttatgtatttaaagacgtcatattttttcttgtcgtgaaaattatatttaacggcgtagtgttttagttgtcgtcgttgtatgtctatcttgcggccttgttcttttaatatgtgtcatatttttcctttttaacgacggtgatttgtttgtgttggtcgtctattctcatcctcgactattttttagaactttagcagactaaacacgtctgtttttatttgttttcgacgttgttttatttaacaacgtctaatatttatcgtcgttgtttgtttctgaaaataggacgtataaattttgtaatacgactctcatatatttgtaaccgacgttgtttcgttgttcaacgtctactctataaatacatacgtcgtaaataatgacactgacaactatttacacgtcatcttttatagaaaaatcgaagtggaaaatttattttacgacggctgtttttatataggcgacgtagtaggtatcaataacgtcgtcttctaatgtatttaaagacgtcaaattttttattgtcgtgaaaatgatatttaacggcgtcttattttagTCCCGgtattttttgtagtagtgtgatTAATAACATGTTGGCTTAAATGTCAAAATGGTCCCGGTATTTTACCCTATCGGCCAATTTTGGTCATTGTTATCAACTTGATCATTTTAGTCCTTGAGTTTGTATCCATTAGCCAATATAATCCATTCCGTCCAAATTatgttaaatttataaataaataaaaacattttaaaaaaaaaatctgtaattgattttaaaaaagaattaaaaccCACACAAACACAACCTCCACTCCAATGTTATAGAGTACTGTAACAGATAAAAAATGACACAACCTCCACTCCCATGTTATTAAATACTGTAACATACACAAATAGATTACATTGGCTACCGGATACAAACACAAGgaccaaattggccaaattgataATACGGGAACAACATTGGCCGATGAAATAAAACACAAGGAGCATTTTGCTATTTAAGCGGAAGATGTGTTATTGATCATAATGACAAATGgtgttttcacttttctgCAATTAATTGTTTTAAGTACCTctggtttttttatacaagcaatattctACTATAATCTAATTTAAACTACAGTTTGGGGGATTTGAACTCGAGTACATAGTGGGGAACACATTCGCTCTACCAACTTGGCTAAGCCCGTGTTTGCAATTATCCTACGTCTTTAAGAGAATATTACTTATTATTTGAGTTGCTTGATATAGATTTGAGTTTATGGTTTCTGTTTATGTTTAGTTAGCTTTTAAAGGCTTATTCAACACCTCatcatttaattgtttttttttcatttactcATCTCTTATTTGTGCCTTATAACTCTCTGATCTTATTTCCATGGTTTGAATTCTCTTTCATTTCGACTGCAATTTTTTAGGTATGAGTCAAAGTTTATCAAGAAAATAGTTAAGGTGATCGGAGACAAACTAAGTCGCACACCCTTAAGTGTTGACCCCAACATAATTGGAATGAATTATCGAGCAGAAAATATCAATTTATGGTTACAACATGGATCAACTGACCCTGAGATAGTCGTAATTTATGGGATAAGTGGAATAGGGAAGACAACCATCGCAAAGTTTGTTTATAATTCAAACTAtacaaaatttgaaggaaGCAGCTTCATTGAAAACATCAAAGAAATTTCACAGCAACCCAATGGCTTGGTGCAAATACAATCACAActtctttctgaaattttgattgggagaaaagtgaaaatacactCTGTTAGTAAAGGAATAACTGCGATTGAAGATGCCCTATGGTCTAGAAGGGTTCTTATTGTTCTtgatgatgtggatcatatggaCCAATTAGAAGCAGTACTTGGGCTCAAATATCGATTTTGTCCAGGAAGTAAAATCATCATAACAACCAAGCGTGCAAAATTGTTAAAAGCTCATCAAGTTACTATGGTGCATGCAGTTGAAACTTTGGATAACAAAGAATCATTGGAGCTCTTAAGTTGGCACGCTTTTGGCCAGGACCATCCGCTTGAAGATTACATAGAATATTCCGAAAAGCTAGTGCACCATTGCGGAGGACTTCCGTTAGCTCTTAAAGTTTTAGGTTCTTCTTTATTGGGGGAAATGATAGATGTATGGAAAAGTGCATTGGACAAGTTAGAAGCTATTCCAAATGGTGAAATCATAAGTAAACTAagtgttgatgctcaaaatggttaGGCCAAggttgagtccaacttagtgatgaggtgtgatagatgatggatgaaggtgaggaccttcaccaagtgtgtgaggatttgggcaagcgataaacatataaaagacaagatatacgtggttcacccgaatgatgggctacgtccacggagaagggtgttctcattatgataatgtttgtttacatttgtacaaggggattagacccaaatataaagataacaagTGAGAAGCCCAGCCCAGAGATGGATCCAGAAGAGAGAGTCCAAGGCCTAAGGGTCTAGGTCCAAGACCAGGATCCCCTTCTAAGGAAAGGGCAGTCCTCTTTTATAGGTGAGGGGGAGTCTTCACTTCTTGTAgtttttcgatgtgggactcctcttgctttgcttagagttgtgatttgtggtgatgcttctttggctaaggtgatgacctctcaaagcatggcaCGTGGATGATCTAGCCTAGCTAGTTGCTCGGTCAGTTACGGTACCAACACTAAGAGTAGGCTACGACTCTTTGCAAGATGATGATGACCGAAGACTTTTCCTCCACATTGCTTGTTTCTTGATCGGAAAGGACAAAGATTACATTGTCAAAATACTAGATGGATGTGATTTGTACACAATTGTTGGCATTCAGAATCTCATCGATAGATGTTTAGTGACAATTGATAAATTTGACAAAGTGCAGATGCATGACTTGATTCGTGGAATGGGAAGAGAGATTGTTCGTTTAGAATCAAAGGACCCTTGGAAGCGTAGTAGAGTATGGCGTCATATGGATTCCTTCAAAATCCTGGTAGAAAAGAACGTAAGAAACATGTGCTATATGTAAGcatgtatatatgtttttatttttgtaaatgtTTTCCAaatgttttcctctttttctttctataggGTACAAGAACAATTGAAGGGCTTGTCCTAGACATGCATATGCTCCGTACAAGCAGTCCCATAAACTCAAACGAGAAAGTATTGGAAACGAATGCATTTGCAAGGATGCAGGAAATAAAATTACTCCATCTTGGTCATGTACAACTTGACGGATGTTATGCAGAATTTTGTACGGGATTAAGATGGCTGTATTGGCTTAAATTTCCTTTGGATTCTATACCCTATAATTTTCCTTTGGGGAGCCTAATTGTTCTTGAAATCCATGACAGCGGCTTGAGACAAGTTTGTCAAGACACAAAAGTATGTAACTACACTTTTCAATTCCTTTCACATTACATTAGGATTTTCACTTGATAacagattatatatctatatTAATTAACTCCTCCACATTGTTTTCTTCCCACAGTGTCTTCCATtattgaagatccttgatctCAGACAGTGTCATAGCCTTACTGAAACTACTGACTTCTCATGTTGCCCCAATCTAGAGAAATTGGTTCTTGTAGACTGTGAAGGCCTGGTTGGTATCAATGAATCCATTGTAAAACTAGAGAGACTTGCTTACTTGAGTATGAAGAATTGCAAAAATGTTAGGATGCTTCCTAAAAACATCTTCACGCTAAAATTGCTTGAAACAATTATTGTATCTGGTTGCAAAAATCTTAGTGAGTTCTCAATTGAGATGTTGTGGAACATGGAGTCTCTGAAAGTGCTTGAGACAGATGGAATTCCAATAGGTGAATTCTGGCCAGGAAGAAGTTTATCTATCTTGAGTTGTTTACAATCCTCCTTAGTAGAGTTGAGTCTTCAGGGGTGCAATCTTTCAGATGATTCCTTTCCTAGGGATTTTAGTAATCCAGCCTCGTTGCGGATACTAAATCTAGGGCACAATCCAATTTGTTGCCTTCCAAATTGTGTCCAAGGATTAACAGGGCTCAATGAACTCTTCTTTTGGGAATGTAGAAGGCTCAAGTCCCTTGTGAGGTTACCAAAAGTAGGCCGACTGCACCTGGAATTTTGTGTATCACTGAAAAAAATAGCAAATCAATCCGATCAGTTTCAAAAACACACTACCTCCTGCTTTCACAACGACAATCTAGTTGAATGGGAGTATAACTACAAGCTAGAACCCATTGGAAGAGTTGATGTAAAGATTATCAACCTTTTGGGCTTGTGCAAGTTGGAATCCATGGCACGGATTCGGCTTCGAAAACCATACCAGTCAAGTAATGGTGACGATCTGAATCCTGTCCAGGTGCAtgcgcctctctctctctctctctctctctctctctctctctctctctctctctcatatgatTGATTATAGGAAAAGTTGACTAATATTGTGTGGGATTTCCATgtcatatattatacattagGGACTGTACGAACGTGGTATATTCAGCACATTTTTTGCAGGGGAGGAGGTTCCTGGCCAGTTCAGCCATAAAAGTGGAGGGTCCTCAATATCTTTTACTGTGCCTTTACTTGATAATTATCACAGAATTGGAGGCTTGAAGGTCTTTGCTGTGTACACAAAACATGCCAATGATTCTCCTTGGGCTTTACCTGGGCCAATGATTACTAGAGTCAGAAATAAGAGCAAGGGCCTCAAGTGGATCTATGCCCCATCACACTGCGGTATTCCAGGTAAAGGAGAAGACATGACATGGTTAAGCCATTGGAATTTGGAGGAGGAGGTTCACTTGGATGGTGGCGATCAAATGGCTGTTTCTGTAATTATGGAACCTTGGCTCCTGGTAAAGGAGTTTGGCATCCAGCTTGTGCAGCAGCTGCAAAGTACCCAACACAAAACCATTGATCCTTATAATGTTGTATGTGTCACGAGTGGACATCCAGATCAATATCAGCCAGGAGTATTCTTGCTCTCACGCAGAAGTGTACCGATAAAAGATCCGATTTGGTTCAATAAGATCCTTGGAGACTCTGATGAAGAAGATACGACAGGTGTGTTGTTTATTGGCGCATTTGATGACACCACTAATCAATTAGTATCACAATATCTATTTGTTTGTTAGGATCAGATCGGATCATCTAATTTGTTGTTCAAAGGTTAGTCCATATTCGTTTCAAAAACAAGTTTCctctaatttgtttttttatgttttcccGACATAGAAGAAGAGCAAACAATTGCAGCAGCCAAGACAGACGGAAATATTAACTCCAGAGGCCTCCTCCGTGGCTGGAAGTCGCTCATCACTGCCGCTCGCTTCTTTCTCACGCTTCTCTTATCACTCGCTCTTCTTCACTTTCTCACAAAAAGAAGGGACAGTCCAAAAGCCATGGATGGATGAATGTTTTCCACTGGAACAGTCGGATTGAGTTGTGTTCTGCCTTCATATAAATTAGCATCAAACTCTTGTTTTGCATATATCCAATGTCTTCCTTCCTAAGaccaatttcatttcataGCAATAAATATATCTCCTTCTGaggacatatatatatatatatatatcatgcaATGTTCTCTTTTGATTCTTTCTGCTGttaatttagaaaattattttccGAGAGGAGCTCAAGAGAACCAAAATCTCAATCATCACAAATTTCATCAGTACCATATGTTTAGTTCGATATTTAGCTTAGTAGAGAGAGAACTTTCCAACTAGGTAGTACGCATATTCTTCTTTACCAATAATTGGCAAGAGTCAATGCATATCAAGAAAATacacttctattttttttaatacaagaaaGCTATATGTTTCTAAAAGACAAGCCTAAGCGAGTTTCACATATAAACCCATAAGTGTGgcttaaattataaaattaccCACAATCCCCGACAGCTGCCCGTGGCCACCACCCAAGTTCCATGAAGGGTACAGAAAAAATGGGCACAGAAGATCTGAAGTCCAACACTACGATCAAACTAGTTGGATTGCTTTTGTTActttctcccttttttatcttaaagaaaaaaataacacaatgaTTTCATTTCCTTGACTCAAAATAATTGCTTTTTAAGTCAATGGATGGATGATCCTTTCATTTGGTCATTCACAAGCTGCTTGTTTATACAATCCAGGAAGGAAGTAGGAACCTCAAAACTTGATAGAATATTTAATTTCCCCGCAGACAGTTTATTTGTTCACAACACCTCATCCATGGGACTTGTGAGAGAAATTTCACAACAACCCAATGGCTTGgttcaaatacaaatacaacttatttctgatattttgtatgggagaaaagtaaaaatacaGAGTGTTAGCAATGGAATGACTGAAATAGAAGAGGCCGTAAGCTCTAAAAGGGTTTTTCTTGTTCTCGACGATGTGGATCATATTAGCCAATTAGATGTGGTGCTTGGGATGAAAGATCGGTTTTATCCAAGAAGTAAAATCATCATAACAACTACCCGTGCAGGATTGTGAAAGGCTCATCAAGGTACTAAGGTGCATGCTGTTCAAACTTTGGATAACAAAGAATCATTGGAGCTCTTAAGTTGGCACGCTTTTGGCCAGGACCATCCCATAGAAGGTTACATAAAGTATTCAAAAAAACTCGTGCACCTTAGCGGAGGACTTCCATTAGCTCTTCAAGTTTTAAGTTCTTCTTTGTTGGGGGAAAGTATAGGTGTATGGAAAGTGCGTTGGAGAAATTAGAAGCCATTCCAAATGGTGAAATAGTAAATAAGCTAAGAGTACGTAAGTTACGACCCTTTGCAAGATGACCATGACCAAAAATTATTCCTCCACATTGCTTGTTTCTTTAGAGGAAAGGACAAATATTACATTGTTACAATACTAGACGGATGTGATTTCTATGCAATTTTTGGCATTCAAATTCTCATTGATAGATGTTTGATTACAATTGATAAATGGGAGAAGGTGCAGATGCATGACATGATCTATGCAATGGGAAGCGAAATTGTTCGCCTAGAATCAGAGAAGCCTTGGAAGTATAGTAAAGTATGGCAACATAAGGATTCCTTCAATATCTTGACAAAAAAGAAGGCAAGGAAAATATTCTTATATGCACACATATATGTTTTTCATCTTGTTGTAAATATTTTCCAAatgtttttcccttttcttttgtaggGTACAGATACAATTGAAGGCCTTGTCCTCGACATGCACATGAATTTAAAATGGTCTTGGTGCCAAaagcccaaaaaagaaaaccaaagccCAAAACAAGGTAACCCATAACGTAAAACTCAAGGAAAACAGAGTAACAAAGGTCAAAGAGTGAAAGGAGGACATGGAAGATTAAGAGACACTCTGTTTCTGTGGTCTACGTTAGCCTAATCTCTTTTCAAGTCAAGTCAATGGAGTTATGGGTAGGTTGTCTTTTCATTCATTAAATTCTGCAATTCATCATAACATGCTTGGCTTTCGATGAGACACCTGCAAACGCTAGTTTGTTTCTTGACCACTTCAAGTCGTCGATATCCATGGCTCTTGTGAGAGCATCCGATCCACAAACCTCCTCTGTTTCCAGTGCTTCTCGATATTGTCGTTATCACGTGTTCCTGAGTTTCAAAGGCCAAGACACTCGCAAGACTTTCACTGACCACCTCTACACGGCCCTTGTCAACGCTGGATTTCGCACTTTCCGAGACGACGACGAAGTCGAGAGAGGAGAAGCTATCAAGCCCGAACTGCAGAAAGCAATCAAACACTCACGAACTTCTGTTATTGTGTTCTCAAAAAACTACGCATCGTCCAGATGGTGTCTTGACGAGCTCGTCATGATCCTTGAACGGCTCTCAGCTGACCATGTCGTTTTACCTGTCTTCTACGACGTGGATCCATCCGATGTGCGGAACCAGACAGGAAGTCTTGCAAAGGCATTTGCTAGACACCAAAAAACCCAACCGTCGAACAAAGTGAAGGAATGGAGGGAGGCACTTGCAGAGGTTGCAGATCTGGCAGGGATGGTCTTACCAAATCAAGCTAATGGGTAGTTTCATTCCTaccatttcttttatttacaAGTCTCTTTCTACAGTTGAAATACTGAAAAtggactttttcttttttataactCCTTTCGACGAGTTAATAATGGAgatttcatattatttttacttgttttacttTAAAATGTATCTTCCTCAATATAAACTTAACAGTAAGAATATTCTACTATccttaaaataaatgaaatcaaaattgaacaCATATTTTGAATTCCATATGCATGACACGTCTAACTCATTTCTCATTTAAGCAAATCAAACAAATCGAAGTTGGGTTGACGGATTGTACTATTGCAAGGATgtttgatatatatttttcatttggaTTGTAACTTTTCAGACGTGACTCAAAGTTTATCAATAAGATTGTTCAAGTGATAGGAGAAAAACTAAGGCGTAGACCCCTAAGTGTTCCCCACATCATGATCGGAATGCATTCTCGAGTCAACGAACTTAACTTATGGTTACAAGATGGATCAGATGATGTCGGTATACTTGTAATTTATGGCATGAGTGGAATAGGGAAGACAACCATTGCAAAGTCTCTTCATAATACAAACTTTGGAAGATTTGAAGGAAGTAGCTTCATCGAAAACATTAGAGAAATTTCACAACAACCCAATGGCTTAgttcaaatacaaaaacaatttCTTTCTGACATTTTGAATgggagaaaaatgaaaataagcaGTGTTAGTGAGGGATTAATTAAGATTGAAGATGCAATAAGCTCTAAAAGGGTTCTTCTTGTTCTCgatgatgtggatcatatagACCAATTAGATGCAGTATTTCAAAGGAAAGATCGATTTTATCCGAGAAGTAAAATCATCATAACAACTAGGCGTGCAAGATTGTTAAAGGCTCGTCAAGTTACTAAGGTGTATGCAGTTGGAACTTTGACTCAAAAAGAATCATTGGAGCTCTTCAGTTGGCACGCTTTTGGCCAAGACCATCCTATTGAAGATTACATAGAATATTCAGAGAAGCTAGTCGATCATTGCGGAGGACTTCCATTAGCTCTCAAAGTTTTAGGTTCTTCTTTGTTGGGGGAAAGTACATGTCTATGGAAAAGTGCATTGGAGAAGTTAGAAGCTATTCCAAATGgtgaaataataaataaactaagaGTAAGCTATGACTCTTTGCAAGATGACCATGACCGAAATTTATTCCTCCACattgcttgtttttttatcGGAATGGACAAAGATTATTCCTCCACCATGACCGAAAATACTGGATGGATGTGATTTCTATACAATTGTTGGCATTCAAAATCTCATCGATAGATGTTTGGTGACAATAGTTGATGGATGGGACAAGGTACAGATGCACGACCTGATTCGTGGAATGGGAACAGAAATTGTTCGCCTAGAATCAAATGAGCCTTGGAAGCGTAGTAGAGTATTGCATCATAAGGACTCTTTCAAAATCTTGACGGAAAAGAATGTAAGAAATATGTGTTCTTTGTACacatatatgtttttcttcttgtaaatattttcgaaatgttttttgccttttctttttgtagggTACAGAAACAATTGAAGGTCTTGTCCTCGACATGCAAATGTGCCCTACTATAAACTCAAATGAGAAAGTCTTGGAAACCAATGCATTTTCAAGGATGCGGGAACTAAAACTACTCCATCTTAGTCATGTACAACTTAACGGATCTTATGCAGAATTTTGTACAGGACTAATATGGTTGTGTTGGACTAAGTTTCCTTTGGATTCTATACCCGTTGATTTTCCTTTGGAAAGCGTTATTATTCTTGAAATGCAATACAGCGGTCTGAGACAAGTATTCAAGGGAACAAAAGTATGTTACTCTCTactcttttcaatttctttttcattttcattaggCTTTTAGTTTgataacaaattatatatttataacaaTTAACTCCCCACCTTGTTTTCTTCGGTTTTCCCCTACAGTATCTTCCAtccttgaagatccttgatctCAACCATTCTCATTCCCTTACAGAAACCATTGACTTCTCATATTGCCCAAATCTAGAGAAATTGGTTCTAGTAGACTGTACAAGCCTGATTTATGTCCATGGATCCATTGGAAACCTAGAGAGACTTATTTACTTGAATATGAAAGATTGCAAAAACCTTAGGATGCTTCCCAAGAACATTTGTATGCTAAAATCACTTGAAACATTTATTATATCTGGTTGCTCAAATCTTAGTGAGTTATCAACTGAGATGTTGAGGAATATGGACGCGTTAAAAGTGCTTGAGACAGATGGAATTCCGATAAGTGAATTATGGCTAGAAAAAAGTTCGAGTATCTTGGGTTCTTTACCATGCGCTCTAATGGAATTAAGTCTTTGGGGTTGCAATCTTTCGGATGATGCACTTCCTATGGATTTTAGTAATTTGTCCTCATTGCAGAGACTAAATCTAGGGAATAATCCAATTAGTAGCCTACCAAATTGTATCAAAGGATTAACAAGGCTCCATACACTCTCTTTAAATGAGTGTACGATTCTCAAATCGCTTCTGGGGTTACCAAAACTAAAGGACTTGCATATCTTAAATTGCACATCATTGGagaaaataacatatcaatCTTCTTCGTCAGTGTCATGCACATATGGTTACAACCACAACCTAGTTGAGTGGCAGTACAAGTACAAGTTACAACCCATTGGAAGTGTAGATGTAGAAATGATCAACCTCTTGGGATTGTGCAACTTGTTGGAATCAATGGCACCAATTCGGATACACACACTGTACGGATATTTACAAAATGATGATCCAATTCCCGTCCAGGTGtgcgcctctctctctctctctctctctctctctctctctctctctctctctctctctcatatgatCGCAGGAAAGAGTTGACTAATATTGCCAGTTCTATTGCATATATATAGGGACTGTACGAACATGGTATATTCAGCACAGTTTTTGGTGGGAATAAGGTTCCAGGCAAATTCAGCCATAAAAGCAGAGGGTCCTCAATATCTTTTACTGTGCCATTACTTGATAATCACAGAACTCGAGGCTTGATTGTCTTTGTTGTCTATGTGAATGCTGGCTATGATTCTCCTCCTATTATCCACCACAATTATTTGTCACAAATAATAGTAAAAAATAAGAGCAACGGTCTGAGGGGGCGGTATTGCCCATCACGCTACggtattccaggtgaaggagAAGACATGATATGGTTAAGCCACTGGAATTTGGAGGATGATCAGTTACAAGGTGGCGATGAAGTGGTTGTTTCTGTAATTATGAAATCTGGGCTTCTGGTAAAGGAGTTGGGCATCCGACTTGTGCAGATGCAACAAGAAGAGaatcataatatgatgagtATTTCCACAGATTCTTCTTCTGATGATCGAATATGGTATAATAAGTGCCTTGGGGACTCTGATGAAGAAGATAAGAGAGGTGTGATGTTTTATTGACGCAGTTCATAATTTTACTCCAACTATTtccaaatataaaacaaaataataaatgaatcTATATTTCGTTAGTCACCTATTCACAGGTCAGTCCCTATTCCTCTCTAATTTGTTGGGATTTTCACTTGTCTTGTTTATATGTTTT
Above is a window of Prunus persica cultivar Lovell chromosome G2, Prunus_persica_NCBIv2, whole genome shotgun sequence DNA encoding:
- the LOC18771140 gene encoding uncharacterized protein LOC18771140 → MACLPLLKILDLRQCHSLTETTDFSCCPNLEKLVLVDCEGLVGINESIVKLERLAYLSMKNCKNVRMLPKNIFTLKLLETIIVSGCKNLSEFSIEMLWNMESLKVLETDGIPIGEFWPGRSLSILSCLQSSLVELSLQGCNLSDDSFPRDFSNPASLRILNLGHNPICCLPNCVQGLTGLNELFFWECRRLKSLVRLPKVGRLHLEFCVSLKKIANQSDQFQKHTTSCFHNDNLVEWEYNYKLEPIGRVDVKIINLLGLCKLESMARIRLRKPYQSSNGDDLNPVQGLYERGIFSTFFAGEEVPGQFSHKSGGSSISFTVPLLDNYHRIGGLKVFAVYTKHANDSPWALPGPMITRVRNKSKGLKWIYAPSHCGIPGKGEDMTWLSHWNLEEEVHLDGGDQMAVSVIMEPWLLVKEFGIQLVQQLQSTQHKTIDPYNVVCVTSGHPDQYQPGVFLLSRRSVPIKDPIWFNKILGDSDEEDTTEEEQTIAAAKTDGNINSRGLLRGWKSLITAARFFLTLLLSLALLHFLTKRRDSPKAMDG
- the LOC18771079 gene encoding TMV resistance protein N; translated protein: MALVRASDPQTSSVSSASRYCRYHVFLSFKGQDTRKTFTDHLYTALVNAGFRTFRDDDEVERGEAIKPELQKAIKHSRTSVIVFSKNYASSRWCLDELVMILERLSADHVVLPVFYDVDPSDVRNQTGSLAKAFARHQKTQPSNKVKEWREALAEVADLAGMVLPNQANGRDSKFINKIVQVIGEKLRRRPLSVPHIMIGMHSRVNELNLWLQDGSDDVGILVIYGMSGIGKTTIAKSLHNTNFGRFEGSSFIENIREISQQPNGLVQIQKQFLSDILNGRKMKISSVSEGLIKIEDAISSKRVLLVLDDVDHIDQLDAVFQRKDRFYPRSKIIITTRRARLLKARQVTKVYAVGTLTQKESLELFSWHAFGQDHPIEDYIEYSEKLVDHCGGLPLALKVLGSSLLGESTCLWKSALEKLEAIPNGEIINKLRVSYDSLQDDHDRNLFLHIACFFIGMDKDYSSTMTENTGWM
- the LOC109946245 gene encoding protein SUPPRESSOR OF npr1-1, CONSTITUTIVE 1-like, with product MHDLIRGMGTEIVRLESNEPWKRSRVLHHKDSFKILTEKNGTETIEGLVLDMQMCPTINSNEKVLETNAFSRMRELKLLHLSHVQLNGSYAEFCTGLIWLCWTKFPLDSIPVDFPLESVIILEMQYSGLRQVFKGTKYLPSLKILDLNHSHSLTETIDFSYCPNLEKLVLVDCTSLIYVHGSIGNLERLIYLNMKDCKNLRMLPKNICMLKSLETFIISGCSNLSELSTEMLRNMDALKVLETDGIPISELWLEKSSSILGSLPCALMELSLWGCNLSDDALPMDFSNLSSLQRLNLGNNPISSLPNCIKGLTRLHTLSLNECTILKSLLGLPKLKDLHILNCTSLEKITYQSSSSVSCTYGYNHNLVEWQYKYKLQPIGSVDVEMINLLGLCNLLESMAPIRIHTLYGYLQNDDPIPVQGLYEHGIFSTVFGGNKVPGKFSHKSRGSSISFTVPLLDNHRTRGLIVFVVYVNAGYDSPPIIHHNYLSQIIVKNKSNGLRGRYCPSRYGIPGEGEDMIWLSHWNLEDDQLQGGDEVVVSVIMKSGLLVKELGIRLVQMQQEENHNMMSISTDSSSDDRIWYNKCLGDSDEEDKREEVFSRFVCLPDEEEEQQDDITVATTTGSNNSGGLRGWKVLVTTACFFLTLTLITRSSPSRRKKQPSTSPG